TAAGGTATGCGTTTGTACTCGCTGCTACGGAGTGCAGAAATTTTTTTAAAGGTTTCAAGTATATAAAGTTCTACTTCACCGTATTATTCCCTGCGTATGTACAATAGGGATGCATGGTACACTTCCAGCAGGGCTTCAAAACGTCAACCAAGTGGACACAAAGCGAAGTATGTTTTAGAGAGACAGCACTCCGAGTCTTGAGCTGCGGCTGTTGACACACAGTTTTCGGTGGTTATCGTTGGCACTGTTGTTCGGTTCTGCTTCCGTTCCGGCACCAAAGGTCAGCATGGGGACACTCCTTGAGGGGAAAATAAACAGGTTGTATGATCGATCTCTTGCACAGCGCGGGAGAGTTTCAGGCGCGGCTACCTCGGCGAGGCATGGCGGGCTCCCCTCCTACTCCGTCATCACGGTGAACGCACGCACTCACGCCCACACGTCATGACGCCACCTTGGcctctccgttttttttttttttttttctaatacagaggcagaccggagcaccattaaccccgcgatcgcagcgatctggggttaattttaccgcgtgactgacaaggtccgtcacccgtcgttaagggtatccccaggatgacggaccttgtccgtcacccgtcctgaaggggttaacaggagactgcagcttttgtaaaaatcagtctgtgaaaaggcagtgtttacacttatCCCTCAAAACCCCTCAATGGCTGTCAcgtatacagccactagaggtgctcctaTTATGGTCTTGCAATATTTATATGGCCCATGTTTTAGCTTCCTTACACTTGGCATGACACTGAACACTCACCCATTGCAACTGTATGTTTGCATCTCTGTGAGCAGTTCCAGATTGCTGCAGATACGCGATAGGCCTACATGTTTTTATCCCACGCCTCTTTCCCTTCTCCTGGTGAAGATCATAAGTGAGTAAATCTGCTTTATTTTAGTGTTGGATAACTTATGAGTCATGCTGCAAaactcctgtttttttttgttttttttacattttatattaaatattgcaGGAAATGCAAGTCCATTCAAAGCAAGTAGTCTGTGGTTTCAGAGCCATATAGCACTAGATGCCTATCTTTGGTTTTCATCCTTTAAtcccttaaaagaccactatagtgccaggaaaacaaactggcactgtagtgccctgaaggtgcccccaccctcagggtccccctcccgcaggGAGGACGGggcttaaacactcacctttctccagcgccgggctccctgggtgctggggactctcctccatcttctgacatcaccggctgaatgcgcatgcacagctagagccgcgcgcgcattcagccaggccataggaaagtattctcaatgctttcctatggacgctggcgtcttctcactgtgaaaatcacagtgagaagcgcggaagcgcctctagtggctgtcaatgagacagccactagaggctggattaacccatatgtaaacatagcagtatctctgaaactgctaagtttacagcaggcagggttaatcctagatggacctggcaccaagaccaattcattgagctgaagtggtctgggtgcctggagtgtccctttaatcaatgcatctctatgggcaaCATTAAGCGccgagtgtggagacgctgaaaataggtgctgcacactgtgcagtactggaataagaagcacctctagtggccgtctgagtgacaccagaaccactaagctgcagtggttctggtgacgataattttcctttaaagaatttttttattttttgttgctgAAAATGAAgctttgttaatttaaaaaaaataaaataaaattaacccccttCAGGACacaactgttttggccatgttgtacgttaaggaccagcgctgttttaacacttttttgtgttttgtggttagctgtaattttcctctgtcATTTACTGTACAGGACAAAAAGggatttctttacataccattatttctaccatgtcatatttaatttaaaaattaatcTATATGGTGAAACATTTTTAAAgactaaattttttatttattttttttacttgaaaaatcttttactgatctacaaaagctaatgaagaaaactgctaaatagattcaaaattttgtcctgagtttaaaaacacccagtatttacatgcttccccccccccccccttttttccttttgtgcaagttatagagctataggtacaagtaggatattgctgtttcaaaacatacatttttaaaatgtatcattagtaacattgtaacactgttatctgtcataaatctctgaaaaacgccgcacatgtacatatatatatatttttatgtatttctttttttaaagtaggggtatgtccagtcttctagtagccacttagtcgcaaacactggccaaagttaacatttatatttgtgtgttaaaaattcaaaaaacaattatgaacgctaataccttgggttgtcttcttttgcaaatagtatgccatcatgggagtaattctcattcctgggttaccatacgctctcaaaggcaacattatcaacctggcaattttcaatgtaaaaacatttgaccctgtaactttcaaaaaccgtttaaaacctgtacatggggggtactgttgtacttgggagactttgctgaacacaaatattagtgtttcaaaacagtaaaaagtatcacaacaattatcagtgaaagtgctgtttgtgtgtgaaaaatgcaaaaaagtcactgacaatatcatcgctgtgatatgttttactgtttttaaacactaatatttgtgtaaaacagtaccccccctgtacaagttttagggtgtcatagaaagttacagggttaaatacagtgctagcaaaatcaattctctggactttccgcctgcgttgtcaggcaggtccctcaaattgcaatcaatgaaattacttaattatgtaaaaatatttacaCTATGCatctagaatttaaatatatttattctaagtgtatatttatgaaattcttgtaattatgtatatggatatatattttgtattttgatttatatatacatagatgtatatataatttcattctaagtgtattttgatatatattaatatcaaagtacagttagaataaaatgtaattttttacatttttaatatattttaattatttgtattttataaatatatatacaatatatagttattgtgtgtaatttaagtatttttgtattaatataaaaatccacttagtataatatatatatatatatatatatatatatatatatatatatatatatatatatatatatatattcttatagtTAATGAATAAagatataattgtatatatttttttttattttacaaatgaaGGGAGACTGCCTATCAGCGCAGGCAgacacttggacacctattgtgagcGATCACGTGGCCGCAGGTAGACTGCCTGTCAGGCAGTTTCCCCACACTAGGAGCAATGCTGATCgctgccgggggaacgacggcgatcagggAAGTACATATGACTGTTCAGGACCCTCAAGAGgatttttccgatgacggtcctgaacagtcactagtcgggaaggggttaaataattgctcctaattttttttttttttgtgggggtgggCTTCTAGATTTCAAGCAAATTTATCAAGCCCtgctattatattttttttctatattagtTTCTCTGTTTAGTAAACTATTTTCCATGCAGGTGGGATGGTATCTGGCTGCATAGTTTAAAAACAAACTCCTGATCTGCAATAACGATTTGCACTATTGTCAGTTAGAGCAGAGCCCCAAttgtatcaaaaatatatattttctccttGCTGTATGTGTCATTAGAAGCACATTCTGGGTAGTGGTATTTTGTACCCCTCCAATGCCCCTTGCTGTGGCATACATTGCAGCATTTTCTTTTCAGTTGGGCAGATTTGGAAAGGGAAACACTGTGAGAAGGACTTCCGCTACAGTTCAAAGCAAGTGAAGCAGAAAACCCTCCCGGCTGTCTGGCAGTGTTACTAAGGGGATTTATAAAAATGCTGAATTCTCTTAAAATTGacactttaataaaaaatgagCCAGATGGGGCATGCAATCAGttacttttattgttaaaaaaaaatgcaatcatcACTCTGTCCACATGTTTAACTATGTTTTTTCTTCTCCCTTTTCTTCCAGATAAGTTAATCAATGGATAAAGTTGGGAAGATGTGGAACAATTTTAAATATAGATGCCAGAATCTCTTTAGCCATGATGAGGATGGGAGCCAAACCGACATTGTAGATGTTAATGCAAACAGGTGTTTGAGTGGAAGCTCTAAAAACGATATCCCTGCCAGTCAGGGTCACCTACAGTCAATCGTACCTTTTCAGGAGAACGCTGCTTCTGAAGTGAGCTTCAGTTCATTCAGTAGCATCAGCAGGAGAAATCAGAACTGTGTGACTGAAATGCCTCAGCTGGTTGAGATTAGCATTGAAAAAGAGAACGAGTTAGGGCTGAGTGTGGGAACACGTCTAGCGCGCAGAGACTCGTACACCCGCCATGCTCCATGGGGTGGAAAGAAAAAACACTCGTGCTCCACCAAAACTCAAAGTTCTTTTGATccggataaaaaaataaatagaacaagAAGCAGTTTACAAAGGAGAGAGAGAAGACACTGCGTAAATTCCGTTCACGATGTGGAGGCAGTTTCGATCAGGGCAATAGGAAGCCGTAGTTTACGACAGAGGCTAAATGAAACTGTAGGATTGTGCTTTCCAATTAGGACTTACAATAGGCCATCAAAACCCCTTTTTACAAACAAGAGAAAAATTCATCTGTCTGAGCTAATGCTTGAAAAATGTCCCTTCCCCGCTGGATCAGACCTAGCCCAAAAATGGCATCTGATTAAGCAACATACAGCACCTATCAATCCGCACACAAATATTTTGGACACATTTGAGCAGTCTGTGGTTTCTACTGAGGACGAAGAAGATCGATTACGTGAAAGACGTAGACTTAGTATAGAAGAAGGTGTAGATCCACCTCCGAATGCTCAGATTCATACATTTGAAGCAACAGCACAAGTTAATCCTGTATATAAGCTTGGACCAAAATTAGCAGCTGGCATGGCAGATTTGTCTGGGGACAGTAGTACATTGTCACAAGGAGGGTGTGAATCTGAAGAAGATACTACAACGCTCTGTTTGCAATCCCGTAGACCAAAACAGCGTCAGGTTTCAGGAGACAGCCATACTCAAGTGAATAGACAGGGTGCTTGGAAAGTTCATACACAGATTGATTACATTCACTGCCTTGTTCCTGATTTAATTGAAATAACAAGCAATCCTTGTTACTGGGGAGTTATGGATCGTTATGAGGCCGAAGCCCTGTTAGAAGGCAAGCCCGAAGGCACGTTTTTGCTCAGGGACTCTGCACAAGAGGACTACCTATTCTCTGTGAGCTTCCGCCGCTACAATCGATCTTTGCATGCTCgcattgagcagtggaatcataATTTCAGCTTTGACGCTCACGACCCCTGTGTGTTTCACTCCTCCACAGTCACTGGGCTTTTAGAACATTACAAGGATCCTAGCTCCTGCATGTTTTTTGAACCCTTGCTCACTGTACCTTTAAACAGGACTTTTCCTTTCAGTCTGCAGTATATCTGCCGGGCAGTGATCTGCAGGTCTACCACGTATGACGGAATTGATGCACTTCCTCTGCCATCCATGTTACAAGACTTCCTTAAAGAATATCACTATAAGCAAAAAGTCAGAGTACGATGGCTGGAAAGGGAGCCCTTTAAATCAAAATGAAAGCAGCGTTTTATGTTCTCCAGTCTCTTCCCTGCCAAGATCTCACCCTATAGACTTTGCATATGCTTTGTGTATGACTTGGTAGAGAACGTGTTACCTGTATTTAGAGTTAATTCAGTATCACACACTGAGCTTTAAGTGTTTTGAAGTAATCTATATCctgcttgcaaaaaaaaaagcttgtgcATTCTTGTGAACTATGAAGCAGCGTATTAAACTGCATGTTCTCATGAATGCTTAGAGTAACCGCTTACATTTCCTTCCTTTGTAGCACCCTTGGGATGTGAGGTGcctaaaagtttttgtttttgtttgtttttttatatatatatatttttttctttccccctctctctttctgttCCCCACCAATATTATTCTACACAAAGGTGCTGTAGTTGCAAATGGGATCGATCATGGGAAAACATGTCTACTAACAATGTAATGGTCTGGAATAAAAAATCGTTTTTAAAAAGGTTGCTTACCTGGCCTGGTAAGCTATGGGTGGAACCTAACAGGTTGTGCAACTGAAGGTAAAGTGAAATTCACTTAACATAATTTAGGGCTTTGTAGATCTGAAATCTTAACTTTGCCACATAGAGAGACGTTGGTTCAGAGGAATAGAAATACTTATGCATATATTATGCACTTGTATTAATTAAACACAAACTTGTATGCCCAACTTTTGCTTTATGCTCTGAAAAAGCTGAGATTGGATTTGATATAAAAATGCTGGTGATTGATTCCCTTTTTTaagtttcttttcttttaaagaaCATCCCCAGTTCTAACACGCGTAGTCTATAGATTATTGTGGAAATCCCTAGGTCCCTTAAGAAACGTGCAGTAGATGGCCAATCTGCCTAGCTGCCGTTGTATTCGGACTATgatttgaatgattttttttaattggcaGCAAAATTGTTTTTAGGTTATACATCAAAGTGTCATGTATTCTACATAAGTGTACAGTCATGTTACCGGCATATGTGCGCTCACACAATTATGTTATCAGCAATATGTATCCTTAGATTCCCAAAAAATCAAGGTAGTCATAGGTGGTGCTTAAGTTCAGGTGTAATACCTGTTTGGAGGAGAGTATTTTAATTGTGGATTTAATGATTTGTATGTATGACTTGTGCCACAACACTTTGTTTAAGCAGTTACtgcataacagatttttatttttatggtgcaataaaaaaaaaatgcaagacaGCGTGGCTACCATGGGATCCCCACCTCCTCTcccctttctctcccccccctccccttattacTTTTCATCATATGATCGTCTGTAAGATGTCCGTGCAAGGATCTTTAATTTGTGTAAACAAAACGTGATTGCAACCTGTAAAAATGTTCCAGATTACTAGTTACTACAGTATCCCGCATATACTATATTAGAGCATATTATGTGCTGTAAATATCCTCACATACCAGGCGTCTTGCAATACTTCACATTTGTACTTATCGTTCaaatgccatttaaaaaaaaaagcgcacttttttttgtatttgataaATATTCTCATCCATAAAATCTAGAGCTTTTGTTTCTGTAGATGTTTACggtactgtaatttttttttttttttgtgcgaaCTTAAGTATTTTGTAAGACTGCATCGGCACTTTAAGCCTCTTGTTAAATATGGGGCTATTAATGTTCTCTGCTACGTACCTGTATGTAAAACAAACAAGGTATACTAACAGGAGTAGCACTGTGTAGTATTGACAATGTTCTCTAGCAGCGCATTCTaaaatgctatttttattttttacttattattcGCTAGTTTCTCAGAGCTTATATTATATCCCAAGTCCTTAAGCAAACTGCTACATATTATGTAACCTATGGATTTTAGATACCTTGAACTAGATACCTTGAACTGCATTTCTGAGTTGGCACATCTATACGCAAATCTAGAGGCTTTTGTTCCCCTGCTTCCTGTGCCTTTTTGTATTagctcgaatttttttttccccctgtttttGTTCATGGCTACAACctactgtttgttttttaagcttTTTGCGATTATGTATGCACAGTTGTTATAGTTGACCTCCTTTTAATTGAAATATAAGACGACTTGCATAACTAATGCAGAAAtagcatggggaaaaaaaacaaacaaacttggcAGGACATGTTTTGTAACCAACAATTTACTTTTTTGTTGTGTGGGGGCGGGGTGGTCATTTGCTTTAATTGCTCAcaatattttctttctttgtttttatcaTCGGAAAATGTCTGAATATGGTCTCGTCTTCTCTTTTTGTTCTggagtgtatgtgtcattgtattcCCATATATCTGGCAACATTTAATGTGAAGTGAAAGAAAATTGGTTCcaagtgtaaatttaaaaaaaaaaaaaaaaaaaaaaaaaaaaaagttggctttgcttgattttaaattttatttttattttttaaatcttttcttttataatgcagatttttttttttttttacttatttctacctttaaaaaataaatacaaataaaagcatTTTTAGATTTATCTATTTAGAGCAGTCCATAAAGAAGCCCCTCCAATTACTTTATATTGAACTGGATTTGCCAGCCCTAGTATAATGGTACACTTGGCAATTTGCTATGAGCTAAATATTTGGAGCTGGTTTGATCTAGCCTGATGTGGATATTTCTACAAGTGTCCCCGTCATGCTTACCCTTAATTGAATGAGGATCTGTGGTGATGACCTCACAATCCTGTTATATTGCAGTAAAGGGTTTAAAAAGTCACCAtgaccaaatatttttttttttttttttttaaatagaaacaaaaatccATGAATTTTATCACTAATATTGTATTGGTTGAATGTCTATGTAATTTATAGCGCCTGTCAATGCCAAGAGGGTATTTCAACCATTCATACATATACCAAAGCTTATCAGATTTATTAATGCGTTTATATGCAATTGTGCAGGAACAATTCTATATTTACGTGTGCACTTTAATTGCTTTATTGTAAAATCGGAAATGCTGTCATGGATCATAAGGTTTTAtagggaaacattttttttgttttcatgcatttACAAATATGTAATCCTTTTTGTTTACTAACCCATTCACTAACCTTTTGATATGAGTATTTCAAATGAATGCTCTGCTACAGGACTTTTCTGTCCACCCCAGCAGAAAGAATAAGGCTAAATGTCTCTAGAGATTCCAGTATCTATCTGTAAAAATGTGTATGTGAACATGTAACGTTTTTAACCTCTGTGTTCCAAAGGGGTGGGGTACACTGCTCTGCATCCCCCCTTATATGCAATGGTTAAGATCTAGTATCTCATTTTTATGTCCAGCCATTGTGATTGTACAGTACATAGAAACCTTTTATTTCAAAGTATAAAGCAGAACTaccatatatgttttaaaattaaataaaaaaaaaaaaaatcaccagcaTGAAATCGAACCACATCTGtatacttgtatttatttatttttttccttttagttCTTTTCGTTTGTGGTAACCACATACTGACATGATTACATGTTGGTGTGCAAAAGCCTTACTTAAGCTTGTTTGAAAACACAACCCTGTGACCTCTGCATAAGTTGGTCACTCCCTTCCCAATTGCAGTTTCCAGAACttagaacttaaaggaacacttctagTCTGGTCCCTATCAGCTGTACTCTAGAGTCAAGATTGATGACATTTATCCAATGAAATGCTTCTCGTAGAGGTGCACTTCAGACATACAGCGCATTTGTGGGCTTCTCCACAACCCTCCATTCCAGTGCTTTTCTTTAAGAAATGTTTAAACCaatgcttcaaataaatgtattGGATGGTACACGCAGTGTTCAGCCTcagcatattttttattttttttccagcacattttgtttttgtaatggTAGGATTTGATAATGCATACAATTGATAACATATATGCTGGATGATAGACGTTCTTGGTGATACATACACTTGTTAATGAATATGCTTGGTAACAAATACGCGTGATAAGGAATATGCTTGGTAACAACTATGCTTAATAATGAATAGGCTTGATATTGAATATGCTTGGTAACAGCTACGCTTGATAATGAATATGCGTGTAACAACTACGCTTGATGATGAATGTGCGTGGTAACAAATACGCGTGATAATGAATATGCTTGGTAACAACTATGCTTAAAATTGAAAATGCTAGGTAACAAATACGTGTGATAAAGAATATGCTTGGTCACAACTACGCTTGATTCTGAATATGCTTGGTAACAGCTACTCTTGATAATGAACATGCTTGGGAACAAGTAGGCTTGGTAACGATTATGCTTGTTAATAAGTGCGTTTGATAAAATAACGTAAGTCCCCTACTGTCCATTAGGATGGGGGCTGACAGGATAGACTAGTGACTGCTGACTGTCCCCATTGAGGTATGCCCGCTTATGAGGCACAGAGGTAGTCCCTTTAGCCTATGCCCAGTGCAGTGACTTGTTTCTTGCCTGCGGTGTTTGTCGCTGCTGGGGCGCCTCTGGACCGGGACTCAGCTCCCTCTGCATTCAGTAGCAGCTTTGCGGCTCCTCGATTTGCAGCTGTGGCGTGGAGGGGTTGATACAAGCTGCACCGTGCACCTGTTCCCAGATCGGGTGAGTGGCTTGTGTGGAGGCCAGGTTTGGTGGTTTcactgtcgtgtgtgtgtgtgggtgtgtgggccCATGTGTTTGCCCAGGTAGCCGGGTGTCACTTCTCGTCCGTGGGCTCGCTGGTGTTTGCGTGTCATGGCAGCCTTTCTGGGTGCTTGCGGGGGTGCCTGTAGTGGCGGCAACGGGTTATTGGTCGAATCCACGTGGCCACTAGCTTGACTGCCAGTCTGTGAGCCATTCCGCGGTCACACAACACTGCCCAGAGGCTCGCGCAGAGCCGGTCGAGTTCCATTAGAGGGTTCGCGGtaggttgggggaggggggggggagaacaggggCCCCTTTCACCTCTATGTGCCCCAGCAGTATAGGCAGCCGGGAGACCGGCCGTATCTTCTCTGCTGCGCCCGCGAGTAGGCCCAAAGAGACTTCAGGGTGCGACCTCCAGTAGATTAGCGAGTTGCCTTTTAAAAAGCTGTTACTCCGGCAGAGTCTTTGTTTGGTCTCTCGAGTGGAGAGTCGTTATTTTTGTGGTTTTAGTGGGTTTTGTCAGGAGCTCTCTATGTGCGACTTGAATGCATGGCGGTCATGCCCCGCCCCCcagcatattttttttcaaaatttgtttattttctttgtccAGAGTCAGCATGAAACCTACTTGAGAACTGAACTGCCTAGTGGCTTTCTGAAGAATTACCACCGCTTGGGACATGGGGATTGCAAAATTTAAACaatgctgtttttaataaatgttggGCAACGCATGAAAAGTGCTTCCCTGTATGTAGATTCTGCAGACAGGAAATCAAACTACCCAAGTAAGTTAATGAGTGTCTTCAATTGGGGGTGTTTCTAGGTTCCTGAAACACCTATGGCTTGAGCCCAAAGGCTTGATGACCCCTACACTGACAAGTGGAACTATGCCAGGACATTTCTCCATGTTTTGTGTCCTGTCTTCTAAACCCGTGAACAGTAATGCTTCTGATGCTCTCCACAATCTCAATGAAAGCACATGCTGTACAGTAACTCAATGCAATCCTGCCCCACTACCACCCCTTCCTCATTAACAAGAAGCCACctgatttcatatatatatatatatacatatatacttttttttttttttttttttttttataaagcaacAAAGACTAATATCAACTCTGCCATTCTACCAAAATAAaacgcttaaaggaccactctaggcacccagacgacttcagcttaatgaagtggtctgggtgccaggtacctctaggattaacccttttttttaataaacatagcagtttcagagaaactgctatgtttataatgagggttaatccagcctccaaatcctctagtggctgtctcattgacagccgctagaggcgcttgcgtgattctcactgtgaaaatcacagtgagagcacgcaagcgtccataggaaagcattgtaaatgctttcctatgcgaccggctgaatgcgagcgcggcgcctgccgcgcatgctcattcagccgatgacgtcgcgatcaagatggagaggaggaggaaagctccccgcccggcgctggaaaaagaggtaagtttaaccccttcctctctccagagcccggcgggagggggtccctgagggtgggggcaccctcagggtactctagtgccaggaaaacgagtatgttttcctggcactagagtggtcctttaagctcgcATAGCCTGCCACGGCAATACCTATGGCTCTGATTAACTGAATCCAAATTAATGTACCTAAGGACATTTGTCTTTTAAGAAAAGGACTTTAAGAAGACAAATGTGGAGGATTGGGTTATATTCATAGTAAATGCTTACTACCTACTGTA
This region of Pelobates fuscus isolate aPelFus1 chromosome 2, aPelFus1.pri, whole genome shotgun sequence genomic DNA includes:
- the SOCS5 gene encoding suppressor of cytokine signaling 5 — protein: MDKVGKMWNNFKYRCQNLFSHDEDGSQTDIVDVNANRCLSGSSKNDIPASQGHLQSIVPFQENAASEVSFSSFSSISRRNQNCVTEMPQLVEISIEKENELGLSVGTRLARRDSYTRHAPWGGKKKHSCSTKTQSSFDPDKKINRTRSSLQRRERRHCVNSVHDVEAVSIRAIGSRSLRQRLNETVGLCFPIRTYNRPSKPLFTNKRKIHLSELMLEKCPFPAGSDLAQKWHLIKQHTAPINPHTNILDTFEQSVVSTEDEEDRLRERRRLSIEEGVDPPPNAQIHTFEATAQVNPVYKLGPKLAAGMADLSGDSSTLSQGGCESEEDTTTLCLQSRRPKQRQVSGDSHTQVNRQGAWKVHTQIDYIHCLVPDLIEITSNPCYWGVMDRYEAEALLEGKPEGTFLLRDSAQEDYLFSVSFRRYNRSLHARIEQWNHNFSFDAHDPCVFHSSTVTGLLEHYKDPSSCMFFEPLLTVPLNRTFPFSLQYICRAVICRSTTYDGIDALPLPSMLQDFLKEYHYKQKVRVRWLEREPFKSK